The following coding sequences lie in one Cloeon dipterum chromosome 1, ieCloDipt1.1, whole genome shotgun sequence genomic window:
- the LOC135934548 gene encoding methionine aminopeptidase 1D, mitochondrial: protein MMNLCNLATKNTALHRKISNILLSCRNGADRKVSTTSKSAAIFDRFKSKSSNPKDFGKYSIVKPGNVSPQLIVPDHILKPPYAETAQPPPPPKEIEIHDEDSILSIYSACKLAKRVLHWIGTKLEVGMTTDEIDKLVHNKILANNAYPSPLNYLGFPKSVCTSINNVACHGIPDDRPLEDGDIINIDITVYFDGHHGDCSETFLIGNVDEKGRELVAIARKCLDEAIDGCQHYETFSNIGNIIENIAKSNGYDVVPAFAGHGIGKYFHGPPDILHCRNNYSGCMKTGMIFTIEPIITPGSREVEIQEDGWTAIMVDNARTAQFEETILVTPAGAKILTSLE from the exons ATGATGAATTTGTGCAATCTAGCAACTAAAAACACAGCATTGCACCGGAAAATCAGCAATATTCTTCTCTCATGTCGAAATGGTGCCGACAGAAAAGTTAGCACAACATCAAAGTCGGCTGCAATATTCGACAGATTCAAGAGCAAATCTTCCAATCC AAAAGACTTTGGAAAATATAGCATTGTTAAACCTGGCAATGTTTCGCCTCAGCTGATTGTGCCTGACCACATTTTAAAACCTCCTTACGCAGAGACAGCGCAACCTCCACCTCCACCAAAAGAGATTGAAATCCATGATgaagattcaattttaagtATCTACTCTGCGTGCAAACTGGCCAAGCGAGTACTGCATTGGATCGGTACAAAACTTGAg gtTGGAATGACTACTGATGAAATCGACAAGTTAGTCCACAATAAAATACTTGCCAACAACGCCTACCCTTCTCCATTGAATTATTTGGGGTTTCCCAAGTCAGTCTGCACATCTATCAACAATGTTGCCTGTCATGGGATTCCAGACGACAGACCACTTGAGGATGGGGATATCATCAACATTGATATCACT GTTTATTTTGACGGGCATCATGGTGACTGCtcagaaacatttttaattggaaatgtTGATGAGAAGGGAAGGGAACTTGTCGCAATTGCTAGGAAATGTTTGGACGAGGCAATTGATGGGTGCCAACATTATGAAACCTTCTCCAATAtag GTAACATCATCGAAAATATTGCCAAGAGCAATGGCTATGATGTAGTGCCAGCATTTGCTGGCCATGGAATCGGGAAGTACTTTCACGGACCCCCAGATATTTTGCACTGCC GAAATAATTACTCTGGATGTATGAAAACTGGCATGATCTTCACAATAGAGCCAATAATAACTCCAGGTTCGCGGGAAGTTGAAATCCAGGAAGATGGTTGGACTGCCATAATGGTAGACAACGCAAGAACAGCCCAGTTTGAAGAAACGATATTAGTGACGCCAGCAGGTGCCAAAATCCTAACCAGTTTGGAATAA
- the LOC135947990 gene encoding eukaryotic initiation factor 4A-III, with protein sequence MASSSTNIKRTILNEDLSNVEFETSEDVEVIPTFDSMGLREELLRGIYAYGFEKPSAIQQRSIKPIVKGRDVIAQAQSGTGKTATFSISILQSLDTQLRETQVLCLSPTRELAVQIQKVILALGDYMNVQCHACIGGTNLGEDIRKLDYGQHVVSGTPGRVFDMIRRRTLRTRSIKMLVLDEADEMLNKGFKEQIYDVYRYLPPATQVVLISATLPHEILEMTSKFMTDPIRILVKRDELTLEGIKQFFVAVEREEWKFDTLCDLYDTLTITQAVIFCNTKRKVDWLTEKMREANFTVSSMHGDMPQKERDSIMKEFRSGTSRVLITTDVWARGIDVQQVSLVINYDLPNNRELYIHRIGRSGRFGRKGVAINFVKTDDIRILRDIEQYYSTQIDEMPMNVADLI encoded by the exons ATGGCATCCTCGTCGACAAATATCAAACGGACCATCCTCAACGAGGATTTGTCGAATGTGGAGTTTGAAACCAGCGAAGATGTTGAAGTTATCCCGACCTTCGACAGTATGGGTCTTCGGGAGGAGCTTTTACGCGGCATCTACGCGTACG GCTTCGAGAAGCCCTCGGCTATCCAGCAGAGAAGCATCAAACCCATTGTGAAGGGCCGAGATGTGATTGCCCAAGCGCAGTCTGGTACCGGCAAAACAGCCACTTTCTCCATTTCTATTCTGCAAAGTCTGGACACTCAGCTGCGAGAAACTCAAGTGCTGTGTTTGTCGCCCACGAGAGAGTTGGCCGTGCAGATCCAAAAGGTCATCCTGGCCCTTGGTGATTACATGAACGTGCAATGCCACGCCTGTATTGGAGGCACCAACCTCGGAGAAGACATCAGGAAGCTCGATTACGGACAGCACGTCGTGTCCGGCACCCCTGGCAGAGTTTTCG aCATGATTCGACGTCGAACACTGAGGACGCGTTCCATCAAAATGCTGGTGCTGGATGAGGCTGACGAAATGCTTAACAAGGGATTCAAGGAGCAGATCTACGACGTCTACAGGTACCTCCCACCTGCGACTCAAGTTGTGCTCATCTCTGCCACCCTTCCTCACGAAATTCTTGAGATGACCAGCAAGTTCATGACTGACCCCATCCGCATTTTGGTCAAACG CGATGAGTTGACACTGGAAGGAATCAAGCAGTTCTTCGTTGCTGTTGAACGCGAAGAGTGGAAGTTTGACACACTCTGCGATCTCTATGACACCTTAACCATTACTCAGGCAGTCATTTTCTGCAATACAAAGAGGAAG GTTGACTGGCTGACAGAAAAAATGCGAGAAGCGAATTTCACCGTCAGCTCCATGCACGGTGACATGCCTCAAAAGGAGCGAGACAGCATCATGAAGGAGTTCCGATCAGGCACTAGCCGTGTCCTCATCACCACAGACGTGTGGGCCAGAGGTATCGATGTCCAGCAAGTTTCCCTGGTCATCAACTATGACTTGCCCAACAACCGTGAATTGTACATTCACAG AATTGGCCGATCAGGTCGTTTTGGACGCAAGGGTGTTGCCATTAACTTTGTGAAGACAGATGACATTCGTATCTTGAGAGACATTGAACAGTACTACTCCACACAGATCGATGAAATGCCAATGAACG TTGCTGATTTGATCTAA